One segment of Apus apus isolate bApuApu2 chromosome 1, bApuApu2.pri.cur, whole genome shotgun sequence DNA contains the following:
- the ATF7IP gene encoding activating transcription factor 7-interacting protein 1 isoform X2: protein MDSTEEPQKKVFKARKTMRASDRQQLEAVYKVKEELLKTTEVKLVNGKHENGDSDLNSPLSNIDCMEDKREVNGLVDLSVNSEEGKPASDETSEAKSPESRTGSIVNNVEPKPLTQSSENVTAEQDKDIDTTLASEAENGVLGSNKNNFHEENNTKDHLDQRESDIPSVGESKSTCDTHDCSEEKGETNDSSINSSSPSEERRTEEVMVDDAVGEEIISSSVEADNEPKDKRDGTGGLSETTVEKTIDDPSESILNDSNSMETDEIIPILEKLAPAEDELTCFSKSSLLPVDDTAPDLDDKTDSCLGSPSKQESNESLPKEAFLVLSDEEDPCDEKEECAEVILPNKSSLPEEVEEERIKESEEDKEEEEAHKEEEKHTERSEVSRRKRSKSEDMDSVHSKRRRYIGEDYEAELQVKITARRDVDQKLQKVIQRLLEEKLTALQCAVFDKTLADLKTRIEKVECNKRHKTVLTELQAKIARLTKRFGAARDDLKKRQQNSSNTPLSPGKAASDTANTNNVTYRNTSTVRQMLESKRNTGESTPATFQAPVSAVPASSVAAPPAVVSGHLKPQTPVISTSSLTTTVLPTANTATVVGTNQVPSGSTQSVSVSLQSLPVILHVPVAVSSQPQLLQGHTGTLVTNQQSGNVEFIPVQSASTVGSLTKTTVSLASTNPIKPNNSPSVPSPGIQRNSPASAGSVGTTLAVQAIPTAHSVAQASRTSLPTVGTSGLHNATTSRAPLQMKIPLSAFSSTAPVEPPTATAPRVENQTSKPPTDTSANKRTVEGTTQLKQEETSSENKEAVEAAQTNFNFSEDVLFGLEEEEEDAKSIKNTHKQTGWAANLLKQWLAKNGKDPSFELVPVSELNDILREFYYTIRNHDGNTYSVASYKSMRAGLNRHLKMPPYNRQICLMKDKEFASANMVFVSVLKMLRMQGKDETHHYPPITAEDLRKIKQSGVLGLHSPLALVNKVWFDLQLHFAKRGREILRDLAPDAFVVEKDKNGRRYAMFRYPGKGKNGEDPHKMGKMYDMPGDPNCPVFSLELYLSKLPPEPPAFYLHPLKLTSEQMQEQPVWYKREPMGVNYLGTMMPRISVAARLSQRYTNHSLRTTTIQLLCEAGLGPREIMAVTGHRSESAIRHYWGAAEFRYRAWSDIMENKAPNCLYRNIPNEVRKESLSSASTLSRNRVVLDQSKIFLPKKSVVPPGPNSVTLVAEGHLALNSKSHILLKHGSSKVFLPKNMVSGNLTAGPLQGCCNKPVLIKHVVKQEPMT, encoded by the exons ATGGATAGCACAGAGGAACCTcagaaaaaagtctttaaagCACGAAAAACGATGAGAGCGAGTGATAGACAACAACTTGAAGCTGTCTATAAGGTTAAAGAGGAGCTTTTAAAGACAACTGAAGTTAAACTGGTAAATGGAAAGCATGAGAATGGAGATTCTGATTTAAATTCCCCACTAAGCAATATAGACTGTATGGAGGACAAGAGGGAAGTTAATGGCCTAGTGGACTTGAGTGTTAattctgaagaaggaaaaccagcttCTGATGAAACCAGTGAGGCCAAAAGCCCTGAAAGTAGGACAGGGAGCATAGTCAATAACGTAGAACCCAAACCTCTAACGCAGTCTTCAGAGAATGTTACTGCTGAGCAAGACAAAGATATTGATACTACTTTAGCTTCTGAGGCTGAAAATGGAGTGCTTGGtagcaataaaaataacttccatgaagaaaataatacaaaagatCATTTGGACCAAAGAGAGAGTGACATCCCATCAGTAGGTGAGAGCAAGTCAACCTGTGATACTCATGACTGTTctgaagagaagggagaaacaAATGACTCAAGTATTAACTCCAGTTCACCTAGTGAGGAAAGAAGGACTGAAGAAGTAATGGTTGATGATGCCGTTGGAGAAGAAATAATATCTAGCAGTGTGGAAGCTGATAACGAACCAAAGGACAAACGAGATGGCACTGGAGGTCTTTCAGAAACCACTGTTGAGAAGACAATAGATGATCCAAGTGAAAGTATCTTAAATGATAGTAACTCTATGGAAACAGATGAAATTATTCCAATTTTGGAAAAACTAGCCCCTGCTGAAGATGAACTGACCTGTTTTTCTAAAAGTTCTCTTCTTCCAGTGGATGACACAGCCCCAGATTTAGACGATAAAACAGATAGCTGTTTGGGTTCTCCATCCAAGCAGGAAAGCAATGAAAGTCTGCCAAAAGAGGCTTTCTTAGTACTGTCTGATGAAGAGGATCCTTGTGATGAGAAGGAGGAATGTGCTGAAGTGATACTACCAAACAAGTCAAGTCTTCCAG aagaggtggaggaggagagaataaAGGAAAGCGAGGAGgataaagaagaagaagaggcccacaaagaagaagagaaacacacagagagaa GTGAAGTGTCAAGGAGAAAGCGTTCCAAATCCGAGGACATGGACAGCGTTCATTCTAAACGTCGTCGGTATATAGGAGAAGATTATGAGGCAGAACTCCAAGTAAAAATTACAGCCAGAAGAGATGTTGACCAAAAATTACAAAAG GTTATCCAGAGATTGTTAGAAGAAAAACTTACTGCATTACAGTGTGCTGTGTTCGACAAGACTCTGGCAGACTTGAAAACCCGAATAGAGAAAGTAGAATGCAACAAGAGGCACAAAACTGTACTTACTGAGTTACAG GCTAAAATTGCTAGATTGACAAAGCGGTTTGGAGCAGCGAGGGATGACTTGAAGAAAAGACAACAA AATTCATCAAATACACCTCTGTCTCCAGGGAAAGCAGCAAGTGACACTGCAAACACAAACAATGTGACGTATCG CAATACTAGCACAGTGAGGCAGATGCTGGAGTCAAAGAGGAATACAGGAGAGAGCACACCAGCAACTTTTCAAGCCCCTGTGAGTGCAG tGCCAGCTTCCAGTGTTGCTGCACCTCCTGCAGTTGTCAGTGGACATCTTAAGCCTCAGACTCCAGTGATCTCCACCAGCTCTTTGACAACAACAGTTCTTCCAACAGCTAACACAGCTACAGTTGTAGGCACTAACCAAGTGCCCAGTGGCAGCACTCAGTCGGTGTCTGTCTCATTGCAGTCTTTGCCCGTAATCTTGCATGTACCTGTTGCAGTGTCATCCCAGCCTCAGCTCCTGCAAGGCCACACGGGAACTTTGGTCACCAACCAACAGTCAGGCAATGTTGAATTTATACCTGTACAAAGCGCATCTACAGTTGGTAGCCTCACCAAAACTACAGTGTCTTTAGCATCGACTAACCCAATTAAACCAAATAACAGCCCGTCTGTGCCCAGTCCTGGTATTCAAAGGAACTCTCCAGCCAGTGCGGGGTCAGTAGGCACAACATTGGCAGTACAGGCTATTCCTACTGCACATTCTGTTGCCCAGGCCTCAAGGACTTCTTTACCCACAGTGGGTACTTCAGGACTTCATAATGCTACCACCAGTCGAGCTCCCCTACAGATGAAGATTCCCCTCTCTGCATTTAGTAGTACAGCTCCTGTTGAACCACCAACTGCTACAGCACCCAGAGTcg AAAACCAGACAAGCAAGCCACCAACAGATACTTCGGCAAACAAGCGAACTGTTGAGGGAACAACACAG ttgaaaCAGGAAGAGACTtcatcagaaaataaagaagcgGTAGAAGCAGCACAGACGAATTTTAACTTCTCTGAGGATGTCCTCTTTGGcttggaggaagaggaagaagatgctAAGAGCATCAAAAACACCCACAAGCAGACTGGCTGGGCAGCTAACCTATTAAAACAGTGGCTGGCCAAAAATGGCAAGGATCCTAGCTTTGAATTGGTCCCAGTAAGTGAACTCAATGATATCTTAAGAGAGTTTTATTACACAATAAGGAATCATGATGGAAATACCTACAGTGTGGCAAGCTACAAGTCAATGCGTGCTGGCTTAAACCGGCATCTCAAAATGCCACCTTATAATCGTCAGATTTGCTTAATGAAGGACAAAGAGTTTGCTAGTGCAAACATGGTATTTGTGAGCGTGCTGAAGATGCTGCGCATGCAGGGAAAGGATGAGACTCATCACTATCCTCCTATAACTGCTGAGGACTTGCGTAAGATTAAACAATCTGGTGTGCTGGGATTGCACAGTCCACTGGCACTCGTCAACAAGGTGTGGTTTGATTTGCAGTTGCATTTTGCCAAACGCGGGAGGGAAATTTTAAGAGATCTGGCTCCAGATGCTTTTGTTGTTGAGAAGGACAAGAATGGGCGTCGATATGCTATGTTTAGGTATCCTGGCAAAGGGAAAAATGGAGAAGATCCTCATAAAATGGGTAAAATGTATGATATGCCAGGGGACCCAAACtgtcctgttttttctttggagCTTTATTTGTCTAAGTTGCCTCCAGAACCCCCTGCCTTTTACCTGCATCCTTTAAAGTTAACATCAGAACAAATGCAAGAACAGCCTGTCTGGTACAAAAGAGAACCAATGGGTGTGAACTATTTAGGTACCATGATGCCCAGGATCAGTGTTGCAGCCAGGCTCTCTCAACGATACACCAATCATTCTCTCCGAACTACCACCATCCAGCTACTGTGTGAAGCAGGACTGGGGCCTAGAGAAATAATGGCAGTGACGGGCCATCGCTCTGAGTCTGCTATTAGACACTACTGGGGAGCTGCAGAATTTCGCTACAGGGCTTGGTCAGATATAATGGAGAATAAGGCCCCCAATTGCCTATATAGGAACATCCCAAATGAAGTTAGAAAAGAATCACTATCCAGTGCCTCCACCTTGTCTAGAAACCGTGTTGTTCTAGatcaaagcaaaatttttttACCTAAGAAATCTGTGGTGCCACCTGGCCCTAATTCTGTGACTTTAGTCGCTGAGGGACACCTTGCTCTGAATTCCAAAAGCCACATCCTGTTGAAACACGGTTCATCCAAGGTGTTTCTCCCCAAAAACATGGTTAGTGGGAACCTAACTGCTGGTCCCCTTCAAGGCTGTTGTAACAAACCTGTCTTGATAAAGCATGTGGTAAAACAAGAACCAATGACTTGA
- the ATF7IP gene encoding activating transcription factor 7-interacting protein 1 isoform X1, with protein MDSTEEPQKKVFKARKTMRASDRQQLEAVYKVKEELLKTTEVKLVNGKHENGDSDLNSPLSNIDCMEDKREVNGLVDLSVNSEEGKPASDETSEAKSPESRTGSIVNNVEPKPLTQSSENVTAEQDKDIDTTLASEAENGVLGSNKNNFHEENNTKDHLDQRESDIPSVGESKSTCDTHDCSEEKGETNDSSINSSSPSEERRTEEVMVDDAVGEEIISSSVEADNEPKDKRDGTGGLSETTVEKTIDDPSESILNDSNSMETDEIIPILEKLAPAEDELTCFSKSSLLPVDDTAPDLDDKTDSCLGSPSKQESNESLPKEAFLVLSDEEDPCDEKEECAEVILPNKSSLPEEVEEERIKESEEDKEEEEAHKEEEKHTERSEVSRRKRSKSEDMDSVHSKRRRYIGEDYEAELQVKITARRDVDQKLQKVIQRLLEEKLTALQCAVFDKTLADLKTRIEKVECNKRHKTVLTELQAKIARLTKRFGAARDDLKKRQQNSSNTPLSPGKAASDTANTNNVTYRNTSTVRQMLESKRNTGESTPATFQAPVSAVPASSVAAPPAVVSGHLKPQTPVISTSSLTTTVLPTANTATVVGTNQVPSGSTQSVSVSLQSLPVILHVPVAVSSQPQLLQGHTGTLVTNQQSGNVEFIPVQSASTVGSLTKTTVSLASTNPIKPNNSPSVPSPGIQRNSPASAGSVGTTLAVQAIPTAHSVAQASRTSLPTVGTSGLHNATTSRAPLQMKIPLSAFSSTAPVEPPTATAPRVENQTSKPPTDTSANKRTVEGTTQQLKQEETSSENKEAVEAAQTNFNFSEDVLFGLEEEEEDAKSIKNTHKQTGWAANLLKQWLAKNGKDPSFELVPVSELNDILREFYYTIRNHDGNTYSVASYKSMRAGLNRHLKMPPYNRQICLMKDKEFASANMVFVSVLKMLRMQGKDETHHYPPITAEDLRKIKQSGVLGLHSPLALVNKVWFDLQLHFAKRGREILRDLAPDAFVVEKDKNGRRYAMFRYPGKGKNGEDPHKMGKMYDMPGDPNCPVFSLELYLSKLPPEPPAFYLHPLKLTSEQMQEQPVWYKREPMGVNYLGTMMPRISVAARLSQRYTNHSLRTTTIQLLCEAGLGPREIMAVTGHRSESAIRHYWGAAEFRYRAWSDIMENKAPNCLYRNIPNEVRKESLSSASTLSRNRVVLDQSKIFLPKKSVVPPGPNSVTLVAEGHLALNSKSHILLKHGSSKVFLPKNMVSGNLTAGPLQGCCNKPVLIKHVVKQEPMT; from the exons ATGGATAGCACAGAGGAACCTcagaaaaaagtctttaaagCACGAAAAACGATGAGAGCGAGTGATAGACAACAACTTGAAGCTGTCTATAAGGTTAAAGAGGAGCTTTTAAAGACAACTGAAGTTAAACTGGTAAATGGAAAGCATGAGAATGGAGATTCTGATTTAAATTCCCCACTAAGCAATATAGACTGTATGGAGGACAAGAGGGAAGTTAATGGCCTAGTGGACTTGAGTGTTAattctgaagaaggaaaaccagcttCTGATGAAACCAGTGAGGCCAAAAGCCCTGAAAGTAGGACAGGGAGCATAGTCAATAACGTAGAACCCAAACCTCTAACGCAGTCTTCAGAGAATGTTACTGCTGAGCAAGACAAAGATATTGATACTACTTTAGCTTCTGAGGCTGAAAATGGAGTGCTTGGtagcaataaaaataacttccatgaagaaaataatacaaaagatCATTTGGACCAAAGAGAGAGTGACATCCCATCAGTAGGTGAGAGCAAGTCAACCTGTGATACTCATGACTGTTctgaagagaagggagaaacaAATGACTCAAGTATTAACTCCAGTTCACCTAGTGAGGAAAGAAGGACTGAAGAAGTAATGGTTGATGATGCCGTTGGAGAAGAAATAATATCTAGCAGTGTGGAAGCTGATAACGAACCAAAGGACAAACGAGATGGCACTGGAGGTCTTTCAGAAACCACTGTTGAGAAGACAATAGATGATCCAAGTGAAAGTATCTTAAATGATAGTAACTCTATGGAAACAGATGAAATTATTCCAATTTTGGAAAAACTAGCCCCTGCTGAAGATGAACTGACCTGTTTTTCTAAAAGTTCTCTTCTTCCAGTGGATGACACAGCCCCAGATTTAGACGATAAAACAGATAGCTGTTTGGGTTCTCCATCCAAGCAGGAAAGCAATGAAAGTCTGCCAAAAGAGGCTTTCTTAGTACTGTCTGATGAAGAGGATCCTTGTGATGAGAAGGAGGAATGTGCTGAAGTGATACTACCAAACAAGTCAAGTCTTCCAG aagaggtggaggaggagagaataaAGGAAAGCGAGGAGgataaagaagaagaagaggcccacaaagaagaagagaaacacacagagagaa GTGAAGTGTCAAGGAGAAAGCGTTCCAAATCCGAGGACATGGACAGCGTTCATTCTAAACGTCGTCGGTATATAGGAGAAGATTATGAGGCAGAACTCCAAGTAAAAATTACAGCCAGAAGAGATGTTGACCAAAAATTACAAAAG GTTATCCAGAGATTGTTAGAAGAAAAACTTACTGCATTACAGTGTGCTGTGTTCGACAAGACTCTGGCAGACTTGAAAACCCGAATAGAGAAAGTAGAATGCAACAAGAGGCACAAAACTGTACTTACTGAGTTACAG GCTAAAATTGCTAGATTGACAAAGCGGTTTGGAGCAGCGAGGGATGACTTGAAGAAAAGACAACAA AATTCATCAAATACACCTCTGTCTCCAGGGAAAGCAGCAAGTGACACTGCAAACACAAACAATGTGACGTATCG CAATACTAGCACAGTGAGGCAGATGCTGGAGTCAAAGAGGAATACAGGAGAGAGCACACCAGCAACTTTTCAAGCCCCTGTGAGTGCAG tGCCAGCTTCCAGTGTTGCTGCACCTCCTGCAGTTGTCAGTGGACATCTTAAGCCTCAGACTCCAGTGATCTCCACCAGCTCTTTGACAACAACAGTTCTTCCAACAGCTAACACAGCTACAGTTGTAGGCACTAACCAAGTGCCCAGTGGCAGCACTCAGTCGGTGTCTGTCTCATTGCAGTCTTTGCCCGTAATCTTGCATGTACCTGTTGCAGTGTCATCCCAGCCTCAGCTCCTGCAAGGCCACACGGGAACTTTGGTCACCAACCAACAGTCAGGCAATGTTGAATTTATACCTGTACAAAGCGCATCTACAGTTGGTAGCCTCACCAAAACTACAGTGTCTTTAGCATCGACTAACCCAATTAAACCAAATAACAGCCCGTCTGTGCCCAGTCCTGGTATTCAAAGGAACTCTCCAGCCAGTGCGGGGTCAGTAGGCACAACATTGGCAGTACAGGCTATTCCTACTGCACATTCTGTTGCCCAGGCCTCAAGGACTTCTTTACCCACAGTGGGTACTTCAGGACTTCATAATGCTACCACCAGTCGAGCTCCCCTACAGATGAAGATTCCCCTCTCTGCATTTAGTAGTACAGCTCCTGTTGAACCACCAACTGCTACAGCACCCAGAGTcg AAAACCAGACAAGCAAGCCACCAACAGATACTTCGGCAAACAAGCGAACTGTTGAGGGAACAACACAG cagttgaaaCAGGAAGAGACTtcatcagaaaataaagaagcgGTAGAAGCAGCACAGACGAATTTTAACTTCTCTGAGGATGTCCTCTTTGGcttggaggaagaggaagaagatgctAAGAGCATCAAAAACACCCACAAGCAGACTGGCTGGGCAGCTAACCTATTAAAACAGTGGCTGGCCAAAAATGGCAAGGATCCTAGCTTTGAATTGGTCCCAGTAAGTGAACTCAATGATATCTTAAGAGAGTTTTATTACACAATAAGGAATCATGATGGAAATACCTACAGTGTGGCAAGCTACAAGTCAATGCGTGCTGGCTTAAACCGGCATCTCAAAATGCCACCTTATAATCGTCAGATTTGCTTAATGAAGGACAAAGAGTTTGCTAGTGCAAACATGGTATTTGTGAGCGTGCTGAAGATGCTGCGCATGCAGGGAAAGGATGAGACTCATCACTATCCTCCTATAACTGCTGAGGACTTGCGTAAGATTAAACAATCTGGTGTGCTGGGATTGCACAGTCCACTGGCACTCGTCAACAAGGTGTGGTTTGATTTGCAGTTGCATTTTGCCAAACGCGGGAGGGAAATTTTAAGAGATCTGGCTCCAGATGCTTTTGTTGTTGAGAAGGACAAGAATGGGCGTCGATATGCTATGTTTAGGTATCCTGGCAAAGGGAAAAATGGAGAAGATCCTCATAAAATGGGTAAAATGTATGATATGCCAGGGGACCCAAACtgtcctgttttttctttggagCTTTATTTGTCTAAGTTGCCTCCAGAACCCCCTGCCTTTTACCTGCATCCTTTAAAGTTAACATCAGAACAAATGCAAGAACAGCCTGTCTGGTACAAAAGAGAACCAATGGGTGTGAACTATTTAGGTACCATGATGCCCAGGATCAGTGTTGCAGCCAGGCTCTCTCAACGATACACCAATCATTCTCTCCGAACTACCACCATCCAGCTACTGTGTGAAGCAGGACTGGGGCCTAGAGAAATAATGGCAGTGACGGGCCATCGCTCTGAGTCTGCTATTAGACACTACTGGGGAGCTGCAGAATTTCGCTACAGGGCTTGGTCAGATATAATGGAGAATAAGGCCCCCAATTGCCTATATAGGAACATCCCAAATGAAGTTAGAAAAGAATCACTATCCAGTGCCTCCACCTTGTCTAGAAACCGTGTTGTTCTAGatcaaagcaaaatttttttACCTAAGAAATCTGTGGTGCCACCTGGCCCTAATTCTGTGACTTTAGTCGCTGAGGGACACCTTGCTCTGAATTCCAAAAGCCACATCCTGTTGAAACACGGTTCATCCAAGGTGTTTCTCCCCAAAAACATGGTTAGTGGGAACCTAACTGCTGGTCCCCTTCAAGGCTGTTGTAACAAACCTGTCTTGATAAAGCATGTGGTAAAACAAGAACCAATGACTTGA